One window of Gilliamella sp. B3022 genomic DNA carries:
- the gshA gene encoding glutamate--cysteine ligase, translating into MIPDVSKALSWLEKHYTILQGIQRGVERETLRILPDGSISKTPFPTNIGSALTHPWITTDFAESLLEFITPVNTNIDYMLTFLRDLHRYASINIGEELMWPLSMPCFVATEDDIILAQYGSSNEGRFKTVYREGLKNRYGAMMQTISGVHYNFSLPMAFWQARDGVKNTEEGKAVISEGYFTLIRNYYRFGWVIPYLFGASPSLCSSFIQDPEKAKSFIEQTNGNCYLPYATSLRLSDIGYTNNAQKQLGITFNHLDTYVEGLKRATHTKSPHFSKLGIKVDGHYRQLNDNVLQIENEFYAPIRPKRVPRSGESPSDALMRGGIEYIEVRALDINPFSPIGITEEQIRFIDLFLIWCALAPAPEMSSEELECSKINWNRVIMEGRKPGLEIGMGCGSYREPLSKVGHNLFKDLLRVADVLDHNDKHQQYRKVCEKLDVMFDQPELTLSARTLEAISDLGTSKFGLVLASQYKKQLSAEPLAILTDSDFVQQRILSIKKQQDKEKNDTLSFDEYVKQKTNI; encoded by the coding sequence ATGATACCTGATGTTTCTAAAGCACTTAGCTGGTTAGAAAAACACTATACTATTTTACAAGGCATTCAACGCGGTGTTGAGCGAGAAACTTTACGTATTTTACCTGATGGTTCCATATCAAAAACACCTTTCCCAACCAATATTGGCTCGGCACTTACTCACCCTTGGATCACAACTGATTTTGCCGAATCACTGCTTGAATTCATTACACCAGTGAATACCAATATTGATTACATGTTAACGTTTTTGCGTGACTTGCATCGCTACGCTAGTATTAATATTGGAGAAGAGTTGATGTGGCCCTTAAGTATGCCATGTTTTGTAGCAACTGAAGATGACATTATTTTGGCACAATATGGATCATCGAATGAAGGGCGTTTCAAAACGGTTTATCGTGAAGGTTTAAAAAATCGTTATGGCGCAATGATGCAAACCATTTCAGGTGTTCATTATAATTTTTCATTACCCATGGCATTTTGGCAAGCTAGAGATGGAGTAAAAAATACTGAAGAAGGTAAAGCTGTAATTTCTGAAGGCTATTTTACTTTGATTCGAAACTATTATCGCTTTGGGTGGGTTATTCCTTATTTATTTGGTGCCTCTCCATCTTTATGTTCATCATTTATTCAAGATCCAGAAAAAGCAAAATCTTTTATTGAACAAACAAATGGAAATTGTTATCTGCCTTATGCGACATCGTTAAGATTAAGTGATATTGGCTATACAAATAATGCTCAAAAGCAGTTAGGTATTACATTCAATCATTTAGATACTTATGTTGAGGGTCTTAAACGAGCTACACATACCAAATCACCTCACTTTAGTAAATTAGGTATTAAGGTAGATGGTCATTATCGTCAATTGAATGATAATGTCTTGCAGATTGAGAATGAGTTTTATGCACCAATTCGCCCTAAAAGAGTTCCAAGATCTGGAGAATCACCTTCTGATGCTCTTATGCGTGGGGGTATTGAGTATATTGAAGTGCGAGCTTTGGATATTAATCCTTTTTCACCTATTGGTATTACCGAAGAACAAATTCGTTTCATCGATCTATTTTTAATTTGGTGTGCACTAGCGCCAGCTCCAGAAATGAGTAGTGAGGAACTTGAGTGTTCAAAAATAAATTGGAATCGAGTCATCATGGAAGGGCGTAAACCAGGATTGGAAATAGGTATGGGCTGTGGCAGTTATCGAGAACCATTATCAAAAGTAGGGCATAATTTATTTAAAGATCTGCTTAGAGTTGCGGATGTTTTGGATCATAATGATAAACACCAACAATATCGAAAGGTTTGTGAAAAGTTAGATGTCATGTTTGACCAACCTGAATTAACTTTATCTGCTAGAACCCTTGAAGCTATCAGTGATTTAGGCACTTCAAAATTTGGGTTAGTGCTCGCATCTCAATATAAAAAACAACTTTCAGCAGAACCTTTAGCAATATTGACTGATAGCGACTTTGTTCAACAGCGCATTTTGTCTATTAAAAAACAACAAGATAAAGAGAAGAATGACACCTTATCTTTTGATGAATATGTGAAACAAAAAACAAATATTTAA
- a CDS encoding HugZ family pyridoxamine 5'-phosphate oxidase, with protein MAESKTNNVQDTIDSLHETVLTVILSTINKDGEVETSYSPYFFDGNDYYVLISNLAPHAQNMKTNPHISFIIIDDEAKTKNIYARKRLTSQAIAEIVDKDSNVFEKVIDQMAKRVSKMVYMLCEMNDFNLFKIKPIKGRVVIGFGKTYLIDHQNKMITPVDETYVANQKKQSDN; from the coding sequence ATGGCAGAATCCAAAACTAATAACGTTCAAGATACAATAGATAGCTTACATGAAACAGTATTAACAGTTATCCTGTCGACTATAAATAAAGATGGAGAAGTGGAAACCAGCTATTCACCTTATTTTTTTGATGGAAATGATTATTATGTACTTATTTCTAATTTAGCACCACATGCTCAAAATATGAAAACAAATCCTCATATTTCTTTTATTATTATTGATGATGAAGCTAAAACAAAAAATATTTATGCTCGTAAGCGTTTAACTTCTCAAGCAATAGCTGAAATTGTTGATAAAGATTCTAATGTTTTTGAGAAGGTCATCGATCAAATGGCGAAACGAGTCAGTAAAATGGTTTATATGCTTTGTGAAATGAATGATTTTAACTTATTTAAAATTAAACCAATAAAAGGTCGCGTTGTTATTGGTTTCGGTAAAACCTATCTTATCGATCATCAAAACAAAATGATAACGCCTGTCGATGAAACTTATGTTGCTAACCAAAAAAAGCAAAGCGATAATTAG
- a CDS encoding TonB-dependent hemoglobin/transferrin/lactoferrin family receptor has product MKVNNIFLTFFIASISLPVFADTDELETITVTASRQKKAKLTIPETVDIISKKTIDDHQMTTMEDLVRYLPGISVNRQTSGTDPFGNLGGIRIRGMAGNRVQLQVDGARVIEGLQDGNRNFIDLSTIKNVEIVRGPGSVLWGADALGGVVAFKTIDPMDVLKNKPYAVQIKGAYDSLNNQNTKTSMLALELMQNLEALIHFSRRDYQEITLKKAKANGGIWGCPRGEEAIRCNKLNPLDAKTENLLSKLVFHNDNHETKLTFENFRSNSLVKQLYDYGLQLSGTFNGDFKRTQIQLRKRYAIEDSWSPVFPFVDQIKTMISFSPQERYLKSRHQQIDRKGNSIYTYITNDYKEKFWQIDLQFSSNFDLFGTEHDLVYGFQGDITHSDYRNENSKNGITTIGGGFNFANSKTRRADVYLQDEFYIITERFQVKPGLRYATYKIKPEIDNYYSIIPGKEPHILTSYRLIPQLGTIFNITNQYSVYARYAEGFKMPTAQQLYTSLPSVSMNLIPNPNLKPEKVKSYEVGVRGDYSNGWFSFGAFKADYSNFIKNFIRVGPKDYMYKNLSKVNLWGLESSTEWQLSSNWTLNTSASYQYGNKLENFGKKKSYFNEAMPLQGTVEIKWHIPEYNIDTEILGTFAKAVTRVSKDNFASDEVFKPKGYAVYDAYLNWHSSKTITFRVSVLNIFDRRYFKWPMFSTYYKNPQDNIKVTNPIELQTAPGRNFTVDVVMNF; this is encoded by the coding sequence ATGAAAGTAAATAATATTTTTTTAACGTTCTTTATAGCTTCAATATCCTTGCCAGTATTTGCGGATACAGATGAATTGGAAACGATTACTGTGACAGCTAGTCGACAAAAAAAAGCAAAATTAACCATTCCTGAAACCGTTGATATCATCAGTAAAAAGACTATTGATGATCATCAAATGACAACAATGGAAGATTTAGTCCGTTATCTTCCTGGTATTTCAGTAAATAGACAGACATCTGGAACAGATCCTTTTGGCAATTTGGGCGGGATCCGAATTCGAGGAATGGCCGGAAATCGGGTACAGTTGCAAGTTGATGGTGCAAGGGTTATCGAAGGGTTACAAGACGGTAATCGGAATTTTATCGATTTATCAACAATTAAAAATGTTGAAATTGTGCGTGGACCTGGTTCTGTTTTATGGGGAGCTGATGCATTGGGTGGAGTAGTTGCATTCAAAACTATTGATCCGATGGATGTATTGAAAAATAAACCTTATGCAGTACAAATTAAAGGTGCTTATGATAGCTTAAATAATCAAAATACGAAAACAAGCATGCTCGCATTAGAATTGATGCAAAATTTAGAAGCACTTATCCATTTCAGTCGGCGTGACTACCAAGAAATAACGCTAAAAAAAGCTAAAGCGAATGGCGGTATTTGGGGATGTCCTCGAGGTGAAGAGGCAATCAGATGTAATAAACTGAATCCATTAGATGCTAAAACTGAAAATTTGTTATCAAAATTGGTCTTTCATAATGATAATCATGAAACGAAATTGACTTTTGAAAATTTCCGTTCTAACTCTTTAGTTAAACAATTATACGATTATGGTCTACAATTATCCGGTACCTTTAATGGCGATTTTAAGAGAACACAAATACAGTTAAGAAAGCGTTATGCGATAGAAGACTCCTGGTCTCCAGTTTTTCCTTTTGTAGATCAAATTAAAACGATGATCTCTTTTTCTCCTCAAGAGCGTTACCTAAAATCTCGCCATCAACAAATCGATAGAAAGGGTAATTCCATTTATACTTATATCACTAATGATTATAAAGAGAAATTTTGGCAAATTGATTTACAATTCAGTTCTAATTTTGATCTCTTCGGTACAGAACATGATTTAGTTTATGGATTCCAGGGAGATATTACCCACAGTGATTATCGTAATGAAAATTCAAAAAATGGTATAACAACCATCGGAGGTGGATTTAATTTTGCTAATTCTAAAACTCGACGAGCAGACGTTTATTTGCAAGATGAGTTTTATATAATTACTGAGCGTTTTCAAGTTAAACCTGGCTTACGTTATGCAACCTATAAAATTAAGCCTGAAATTGATAACTATTATTCTATTATTCCAGGAAAAGAGCCACATATATTAACTTCTTATCGCTTGATTCCTCAATTAGGAACAATATTTAACATCACAAATCAATACTCTGTTTATGCCCGCTATGCAGAAGGCTTTAAAATGCCAACTGCTCAACAGTTATATACTTCTTTACCTTCAGTATCGATGAATTTGATCCCTAATCCAAATTTAAAACCCGAAAAAGTTAAATCCTACGAAGTAGGGGTAAGGGGTGATTATTCCAATGGTTGGTTTAGCTTTGGTGCTTTTAAGGCTGACTATAGTAACTTTATTAAAAACTTTATTCGTGTAGGACCTAAAGATTATATGTATAAAAATTTATCAAAAGTAAATCTTTGGGGATTGGAATCATCTACCGAATGGCAGCTTTCAAGTAACTGGACATTAAATACTTCTGCATCTTATCAATATGGTAATAAGCTTGAAAATTTCGGAAAAAAGAAATCCTATTTTAATGAGGCAATGCCTTTACAAGGTACAGTAGAGATTAAATGGCATATTCCTGAATACAATATTGATACTGAAATACTTGGAACGTTTGCGAAAGCTGTGACACGCGTATCAAAAGATAATTTTGCAAGCGATGAAGTATTTAAACCTAAAGGTTATGCTGTTTATGATGCTTACCTGAATTGGCATTCCAGTAAAACTATCACTTTTAGGGTGTCAGTATTAAATATTTTCGATCGACGTTATTTTAAGTGGCCAATGTTTAGTACTTATTATAAAAATCCACAAGATAATATAAAAGTAACCAATCCGATTGAGCTACAAACTGCACCTGGTAGAAACTTTACTGTTGATGTAGTAATGAATTTTTAA
- the rlmC gene encoding 23S rRNA (uracil(747)-C(5))-methyltransferase RlmC: MQCSYYQQSKCSSCQWIKYPYLTQLNMKQNEILNQLISFKPLEVQSPFAGSETAFRNKAKMAVLGTVEKPILGIQNGDENVDLCDCPLYTHSMQSILKIVRSYIRKQGLVPYNINKRKGELKFIIINESVSDGEHKYMLRFVVKSDKFVQKIKNTYEQLQDKIRNLLVVSINIQPEHAAILEGSEEIILTDNAFLPMMLNHIPLYIKPKSFFQTNTYIAESLYKTASAWVASLQINSIWDLFCGVGGFGLSCVNNATSNDIKLTGIEINSDAIECATKTAEILDFKHLTFKSLDATHYAIATQDIPDLVLLNPPRRGAGKDLMQYLERVKPNYVLYSSCNLTSLTEDLRHLTHYQILKVQLFDMFPHTSHMEILVLLAKKI, translated from the coding sequence ATGCAATGTAGTTATTATCAACAAAGTAAATGTTCATCTTGTCAGTGGATCAAATATCCATATCTCACTCAACTTAATATGAAACAAAATGAAATTTTAAATCAGTTAATTTCATTCAAACCTTTGGAAGTTCAATCTCCTTTTGCTGGTAGCGAAACAGCTTTCCGTAATAAAGCTAAAATGGCTGTGCTTGGCACGGTAGAAAAACCGATTTTAGGTATTCAAAATGGCGATGAAAACGTTGATTTGTGTGATTGTCCTCTTTACACTCACAGTATGCAAAGCATTCTTAAAATTGTACGCAGTTATATTCGCAAACAAGGCTTAGTACCTTATAATATTAATAAGCGGAAAGGCGAATTAAAATTTATTATTATCAATGAGAGTGTCAGTGATGGCGAGCATAAATATATGCTAAGGTTCGTTGTAAAATCAGATAAATTCGTTCAAAAAATAAAAAATACTTATGAACAATTACAAGATAAAATTAGAAATCTTCTTGTTGTCTCAATCAATATTCAACCTGAACATGCGGCAATTTTAGAAGGCAGTGAAGAAATTATTCTGACTGATAACGCCTTTTTACCTATGATGTTAAATCATATTCCTCTTTATATTAAGCCAAAAAGCTTTTTTCAAACAAATACGTATATTGCAGAAAGTCTCTATAAAACAGCGAGTGCATGGGTTGCAAGTTTGCAGATTAATTCAATTTGGGATCTTTTTTGTGGTGTAGGGGGCTTTGGTTTAAGTTGTGTCAATAATGCTACATCAAATGATATCAAATTAACAGGTATTGAAATTAATTCTGATGCAATAGAGTGTGCAACAAAAACAGCAGAAATTTTAGATTTTAAACATTTGACATTCAAATCACTTGATGCAACGCACTACGCCATTGCGACACAAGATATACCCGATTTAGTACTACTTAACCCTCCTCGTCGTGGAGCAGGTAAAGATTTGATGCAATACTTAGAACGTGTTAAACCAAACTATGTTTTATACTCTAGCTGTAATTTGACCTCCTTAACTGAGGATTTAAGACATTTAACCCATTATCAAATATTAAAAGTTCAGTTATTTGATATGTTTCCTCATACATCACATATGGAAATTTTAGTTTTACTAGCGAAAAAAATTTAA
- the map gene encoding type I methionyl aminopeptidase yields MSIKLKTPAEIEKMRVAGKLAAEVLEMIEPYVKPGISTGELDKICYEYIVNVQKAIPANIGYSGYQHTTCISINDVVCHGIPSFDKKLKDGDILNIDVTVIKDGYHGDTSRMYIAGKPTVAGEKLCQVTQQSLYEAIKIIKPGIRLKEIGKTIQKYVDKFGFSSVREYCGHGIGEVYHDEPQVLHYDADDGGVILKSGMTFTIEPMVNTGGWRTRTMKDGWTVKTKDRGLSAQYEHTLLVTDNGVEILTLRSNEDFPRIIEH; encoded by the coding sequence ATGTCTATTAAGTTAAAAACCCCCGCAGAAATTGAAAAAATGCGTGTAGCAGGTAAGCTTGCTGCTGAAGTTTTAGAAATGATTGAACCTTATGTTAAACCAGGTATTAGTACTGGTGAGCTTGATAAAATCTGTTACGAATATATTGTCAATGTTCAAAAAGCTATTCCCGCCAATATTGGTTATAGTGGTTACCAACATACTACTTGCATTTCAATCAATGATGTCGTTTGTCATGGTATTCCAAGCTTTGATAAAAAATTAAAAGATGGGGATATTTTGAATATTGACGTAACTGTCATTAAAGATGGTTATCATGGTGATACTTCTAGAATGTATATAGCAGGTAAACCCACGGTCGCAGGTGAAAAACTTTGCCAAGTAACTCAACAAAGTTTATATGAAGCGATAAAAATTATCAAACCTGGTATTCGTCTAAAAGAAATTGGTAAGACAATTCAAAAATATGTTGATAAATTCGGTTTTTCATCAGTCCGCGAATATTGTGGGCATGGCATTGGCGAAGTATATCACGACGAACCACAAGTTCTGCATTATGATGCTGATGATGGTGGAGTGATTTTGAAGTCAGGAATGACCTTTACAATTGAACCAATGGTGAATACCGGAGGTTGGCGAACTCGCACAATGAAAGATGGTTGGACAGTAAAAACGAAAGACCGTGGACTTTCTGCCCAATATGAACATACTCTTTTAGTGACGGATAACGGTGTTGAAATTTTAACATTGCGTAGCAATGAGGATTTTCCACGAATTATTGAACATTAA
- a CDS encoding co-chaperone YbbN: MQNQFIFDVNEQNIQKIIESSSKNPVLFYFWSPRSPNYEAMTETLTKLANKHHGQFVLASVNCDDQQMLAAQFGLRAIPTVYLFQNGQPVDGFQGPQSEETISAFLEKVLPNEDELKLIEAQTLFNEAKYEQALPLLRQAWKTLTDHLGKPRTDIALMLVKAQIEQKQLSEAKEVLATIPLQDQDSDFHGLQAEIELLEQAANSPELQQLQTELTNQPDNVELMIQLSSQLMQVGRHEEALELLFKPLTQDLNAGEGQVKKTLLDLLAALGTSNPLASVYRRKLYTLLY, encoded by the coding sequence ATGCAAAACCAATTCATTTTTGATGTTAATGAGCAAAATATTCAAAAGATCATTGAAAGCTCTTCTAAAAATCCTGTATTGTTTTATTTTTGGTCTCCTAGGAGCCCAAATTATGAAGCGATGACAGAAACATTAACGAAATTAGCAAATAAACATCATGGGCAGTTCGTTTTAGCCAGTGTAAACTGTGACGATCAGCAGATGTTAGCTGCACAATTTGGCTTACGCGCTATCCCTACTGTCTATTTATTTCAAAATGGACAACCTGTTGATGGTTTTCAAGGTCCTCAATCAGAGGAAACGATTAGCGCATTTTTAGAGAAAGTCTTACCAAATGAAGATGAACTTAAATTAATTGAAGCACAAACCTTGTTTAATGAAGCCAAATATGAACAGGCTTTACCATTATTAAGACAAGCATGGAAAACCTTGACTGATCATTTAGGTAAACCAAGAACGGATATCGCCTTAATGTTAGTGAAAGCCCAAATAGAACAAAAACAGCTAAGTGAAGCTAAAGAAGTTTTAGCTACAATTCCACTACAAGATCAAGACTCGGATTTTCATGGATTGCAAGCTGAAATTGAATTGCTTGAACAAGCAGCCAACTCACCAGAATTACAACAACTTCAAACTGAATTAACCAATCAGCCTGATAATGTTGAACTGATGATTCAATTATCATCTCAATTAATGCAGGTTGGGCGGCATGAAGAAGCACTTGAGTTATTATTTAAACCATTAACTCAAGATCTCAATGCGGGAGAAGGGCAAGTAAAAAAAACCTTACTTGATTTGCTTGCGGCTTTGGGAACGAGCAATCCTTTAGCAAGTGTTTATCGTCGTAAACTTTATACCCTGTTATATTAA
- a CDS encoding SDR family oxidoreductase — protein sequence MEQTKLRTIFITGCSSGIGLISATALKKRGYRVITSCRKESDQRKLIEQGFECILLDLDNPQSVNRAAQEVLALTEGKLFALFNNAGFGLYGRLNTMNREQLESQFSTNFFAVHQLTQLLLPAMLSQNTGRIIQTSSIVGIIATPGRGAYSASKYALEAWSDVLRLELSNTNIKVCLIEPGPLNTHFSNNVNQTEKENIVKNPPIAKRFTLPPEAILPYLFHALEHPKPKIRYRVTKVTKIAAIAKRLLPDRLMDKILKNK from the coding sequence ATGGAGCAAACAAAATTGCGAACGATTTTTATTACTGGTTGTTCTAGTGGAATTGGCTTAATTTCCGCTACTGCCTTAAAAAAACGTGGATATCGTGTCATTACCTCATGCCGTAAAGAATCCGATCAGAGAAAACTTATTGAGCAAGGTTTTGAATGTATTTTGCTTGATCTAGACAATCCTCAATCAGTTAATCGAGCTGCACAAGAAGTATTGGCATTAACTGAGGGTAAGTTATTTGCCTTATTCAATAACGCTGGTTTTGGGCTTTATGGACGATTAAACACGATGAATCGAGAGCAGTTAGAATCACAATTTTCGACTAATTTTTTTGCAGTGCATCAGTTAACTCAGTTGCTATTGCCAGCCATGTTATCACAAAATACAGGTCGAATTATTCAAACAAGTTCAATTGTTGGCATTATAGCAACACCAGGCCGAGGTGCTTACAGTGCAAGTAAATATGCATTAGAAGCTTGGTCTGATGTGCTACGATTAGAACTGAGTAATACAAATATTAAAGTTTGTTTAATTGAGCCAGGTCCATTAAACACTCATTTTTCTAATAATGTTAACCAAACAGAAAAAGAAAATATTGTGAAAAATCCTCCGATAGCAAAACGTTTTACTTTGCCTCCTGAAGCGATTTTACCTTATCTGTTTCATGCGTTAGAACATCCAAAACCGAAAATTCGTTACAGGGTAACAAAAGTAACCAAAATTGCTGCCATTGCTAAACGTTTGCTTCCTGACAGATTAATGGATAAAATTTTAAAGAACAAATAA